Proteins encoded within one genomic window of Couchioplanes caeruleus:
- a CDS encoding DUF6182 family protein, with protein sequence MATQEHLAALLHERLIRAGINAATLEPEHDHTVVAVLRRFDVTTFAESALRFAAGLTDEEGADWLAALTRTAFLAGNPVNLRDRFPPSHLAADETIAWYGPAPPADFTGLRRLLKAFPAGTLRVPARVTVGEVGTHSCRLRLATAGLSTAAYLVHLNHTLAEALLRGLLRPGSALVIDHVPELADADLRTAAMIRVHRDTTDPDRLRAYTCLSTSDRRGDITNSPISIR encoded by the coding sequence CCGGAATCAATGCCGCCACGCTCGAGCCGGAGCATGACCACACCGTCGTCGCCGTGCTGCGCCGATTCGACGTGACAACGTTCGCGGAGTCGGCGTTGCGCTTCGCGGCGGGCCTGACCGACGAGGAGGGCGCGGACTGGCTGGCCGCTTTGACCCGCACCGCTTTCCTGGCGGGCAATCCCGTGAACCTGCGGGACCGCTTCCCTCCGTCGCACCTCGCCGCGGACGAGACGATCGCCTGGTACGGACCAGCACCGCCCGCGGACTTCACGGGGCTGCGCCGATTGCTCAAGGCCTTCCCGGCGGGCACCCTGCGAGTTCCGGCCCGGGTGACCGTCGGCGAAGTGGGAACGCACTCCTGCCGGCTGCGCCTGGCGACAGCCGGTCTGAGCACCGCCGCCTATCTCGTCCACCTGAACCACACGCTGGCCGAAGCGCTCCTCCGCGGCCTGCTCCGGCCGGGTTCGGCGCTGGTCATCGATCATGTACCGGAGCTGGCGGACGCGGACCTACGGACCGCGGCGATGATCCGGGTGCACCGGGACACCACCGATCCTGACCGCCTGCGCGCGTACACCTGCCTGAGCACCTCCGACCGTCGCGGGGACATCACGAATTCGCCGATCTCGATACGCTGA
- a CDS encoding GH3 family domain-containing protein, producing the protein MAIDPEIAARVAQYRRRTVAERDGLRAALADAVSHQRRALTHVLTENVGTAFGVEHGFAAIRDVDEFRAAVPIRDYDALAPWIHRAADGESHVLTADDPVVFFMSSGSTGDNKKIPITRSFMRHSFFPFYYAAWANFAEHFPRVLERDDTTLNLKHDPVPRLATTASGRPHAGASQVDFGAAFGEHLAAEPGTRAPWSTLSAEVWTEHQWDRSYARLRLAVESDLRCVIGINPAMVAALPYQLAQWLPRIVKDLHDGTLDGRPFGAANRARAAELERLAAYHGTLLPAHVWPNMELIFCWTTGLASLYLPRLRESFGPRVTVLPAPVAASEGPVAVALDRHATAGSLIVPAALYEFVPADEDLRPDSATLLMEELAEGQEYHVVFTHVGGLYRHAVGDVVRVVDRVAGVPRVEYAGRRNLSDVAGERLRESHVVRALRTALDRTGLEVVNATCRPIRGSYEFAVASFTDWGADEVGALTTALDAALSGIADGYRAARAGGRLDAAKLHVVGAERFAEDWHHRVAQGVRPAQVKDRVFQRDDASWERLLSPL; encoded by the coding sequence GTGGCCATCGATCCGGAAATCGCAGCGCGGGTCGCCCAGTACCGGCGTAGGACCGTCGCCGAACGCGATGGGCTCCGCGCCGCGCTGGCGGATGCCGTCTCTCACCAGCGGCGCGCCCTCACCCACGTGCTCACCGAGAACGTCGGCACGGCCTTCGGGGTGGAGCACGGCTTCGCCGCAATCCGCGACGTCGACGAGTTCCGCGCCGCCGTGCCGATCCGTGACTACGACGCCCTGGCGCCGTGGATCCACCGGGCGGCCGACGGCGAATCACATGTCCTCACGGCCGACGATCCGGTCGTGTTCTTCATGAGCAGCGGCAGTACGGGCGACAACAAGAAGATTCCGATCACCCGCAGCTTCATGCGGCATAGCTTCTTTCCCTTCTACTACGCGGCCTGGGCCAACTTCGCCGAACACTTCCCGCGGGTACTGGAACGCGACGACACCACTCTCAATCTCAAACACGACCCGGTCCCCCGCCTCGCCACCACCGCCTCGGGCCGACCCCACGCCGGGGCCAGCCAGGTCGACTTCGGCGCGGCCTTCGGTGAGCATCTGGCGGCCGAGCCCGGCACCCGGGCGCCCTGGTCCACGCTGAGCGCCGAGGTCTGGACCGAGCACCAGTGGGACCGGTCCTACGCGCGACTCCGGCTCGCCGTCGAGTCCGATCTGCGCTGCGTCATCGGCATCAACCCCGCCATGGTGGCGGCACTGCCGTACCAGCTCGCCCAGTGGCTGCCGAGGATCGTCAAGGATCTCCACGACGGCACGCTCGACGGGAGGCCGTTCGGCGCCGCCAACCGCGCCCGGGCCGCGGAGCTGGAGCGGCTCGCCGCATACCACGGCACGTTGCTGCCGGCTCACGTCTGGCCGAACATGGAGCTCATCTTCTGCTGGACGACGGGGCTGGCCTCGCTCTACCTGCCTCGGCTCCGGGAGAGCTTCGGTCCCCGGGTGACCGTCCTACCGGCTCCGGTCGCCGCGTCCGAGGGTCCCGTCGCCGTGGCCCTGGACCGCCACGCGACGGCCGGTTCCCTGATCGTTCCGGCCGCCCTGTACGAGTTCGTCCCCGCCGACGAGGACCTGCGCCCGGACAGTGCGACCCTGCTCATGGAGGAGCTCGCCGAGGGGCAGGAGTACCACGTCGTCTTCACCCACGTCGGCGGGCTCTACCGGCACGCCGTGGGCGACGTGGTGCGCGTGGTCGACCGGGTGGCCGGGGTGCCCCGCGTCGAGTACGCCGGGCGTCGCAACCTCAGCGATGTGGCCGGCGAGCGGCTCCGCGAGTCGCACGTCGTCCGCGCGCTGCGTACCGCGCTGGACCGCACCGGCCTGGAGGTCGTCAACGCGACCTGCCGTCCGATCCGGGGGAGCTACGAGTTCGCCGTGGCTTCCTTCACCGACTGGGGAGCCGATGAGGTCGGGGCGCTGACGACGGCGCTGGACGCCGCGCTGAGCGGCATCGCCGACGGCTACCGCGCCGCCCGGGCCGGCGGCCGGCTGGATGCCGCGAAGCTGCACGTGGTCGGGGCCGAGCGGTTCGCCGAGGACTGGCACCACCGGGTCGCGCAGGGCGTGCGTCCCGCCCAGGTGAAGGACCGCGTCTTCCAGCGTGACGACGCGAGCTGGGAGCGTCTGCTCAGTCCCCTATGA
- a CDS encoding ABC transporter substrate-binding protein — protein MRVLPALIRAAALGVAAILGTTMLTACSDAASSSADNPYGLQQPGVLRTGTLTDAPPNVYLKDGKFTGFDNDLLTAVAAKLGLKVEFVGTDFSALLSQVNNRKFDVGSSSITVTEARKKTVDFGNGYDFGYFGLDVPANSTITSFDQLSGKRVVVVQGTVQDDYATGKGLDPVRVPDYNGAINQLKAGTADAWIAPAEIGEKSAADSGFKIKVAAKQLSPAPTAYAVAKGNNALREALNKGLDEVIADGTWKRLQEQYYPGRPIPAGFTPGSGKAAASPSTSASATS, from the coding sequence GTGCGAGTTCTGCCTGCCCTCATCCGGGCCGCCGCCCTCGGCGTTGCCGCGATCCTCGGCACCACCATGCTCACCGCTTGCAGCGACGCGGCGTCCAGCTCGGCCGACAACCCGTACGGCCTACAGCAGCCCGGTGTACTGCGGACCGGGACGCTCACCGACGCGCCGCCGAACGTCTATCTGAAGGACGGCAAGTTCACCGGCTTCGACAACGACCTGCTCACCGCGGTCGCTGCCAAGCTCGGTCTGAAGGTGGAGTTCGTCGGCACCGACTTCTCCGCCCTGCTGTCCCAGGTCAACAACCGCAAGTTCGACGTCGGCAGTTCCTCGATCACCGTGACCGAGGCGCGCAAGAAGACGGTCGACTTCGGCAACGGGTACGACTTCGGCTACTTCGGACTCGACGTACCGGCGAACTCCACCATCACCAGCTTCGACCAGCTCAGCGGCAAGCGGGTCGTGGTCGTGCAGGGAACCGTCCAGGACGACTACGCCACCGGCAAGGGCCTCGACCCGGTGCGGGTGCCCGACTACAACGGCGCCATCAACCAGCTCAAGGCCGGCACGGCCGACGCCTGGATCGCGCCTGCGGAGATCGGCGAGAAGTCGGCCGCGGACAGCGGCTTCAAGATCAAGGTGGCGGCCAAGCAGCTCAGTCCCGCCCCGACCGCGTACGCGGTGGCGAAGGGCAACAACGCGCTGCGCGAGGCGCTGAACAAGGGCCTCGACGAGGTCATCGCCGACGGCACCTGGAAGCGACTCCAGGAGCAGTACTACCCGGGCCGCCCGATTCCCGCCGGTTTCACGCCGGGCAGCGGAAAGGCCGCAGCTTCGCCGAGCACGTCGGCTTCGGCCACCTCCTGA
- a CDS encoding amino acid ABC transporter permease — protein sequence MSTLWETFFDWSSMRAALPEMLTVGLRNTLVLAVSAALLGSVLGLLLAVAGISRTRWLRWPARVYTDVFRGLPAAATILLIGVGLAPLGMEIWGPNPYPLGILALSLIAAAYIGEIFRAGIQSVEAAQLEGARALGFSWSESMRLVIIPQGVRRVLPAWVNQLIALIKDSSLVYFLGLVASQRELFRIGQDHAATTGNESALLLAGLFYLALTVPLTHVVNWIDRRLRHGRPPATDDDDTDLALSGAVQGNER from the coding sequence ATGAGCACCCTCTGGGAGACCTTCTTCGACTGGTCGTCGATGCGGGCGGCGCTGCCCGAGATGCTGACCGTCGGGCTTCGCAACACGCTGGTGCTGGCGGTTTCCGCCGCCCTGCTCGGCTCGGTGCTCGGCCTGCTGCTGGCGGTCGCCGGCATCTCGCGTACCCGCTGGTTGCGCTGGCCGGCCCGGGTCTACACCGACGTGTTCCGCGGTCTCCCCGCCGCGGCGACCATTCTGTTGATCGGGGTCGGGCTGGCACCGCTCGGCATGGAGATCTGGGGGCCCAACCCGTACCCGCTGGGGATCCTGGCGTTGTCGCTCATCGCGGCGGCATACATCGGCGAGATCTTCCGGGCCGGCATCCAGTCCGTGGAGGCCGCCCAGCTCGAGGGGGCCCGGGCGCTGGGCTTCTCCTGGTCCGAGTCGATGCGGCTGGTGATCATCCCGCAGGGGGTCCGCCGGGTCCTGCCGGCCTGGGTGAACCAGTTGATCGCCCTGATCAAGGACTCCAGCCTGGTCTACTTCCTCGGCCTGGTGGCCAGCCAGCGGGAGCTGTTCCGGATCGGCCAGGACCACGCCGCCACGACCGGCAACGAGTCCGCGCTGCTGCTGGCGGGGCTCTTCTATCTCGCGCTGACCGTGCCGCTGACCCACGTCGTCAACTGGATCGACCGACGGCTGCGGCACGGCCGGCCGCCGGCCACGGACGACGACGACACGGATCTGGCACTGTCCGGCGCAGTACAGGGGAATGAACGATGA
- a CDS encoding amino acid ABC transporter ATP-binding protein: protein MTAATTTSVSLSLRDIHLAFGPNRVLRGVDLDVARGETACVIGPSGSGKSTLLRTINRLIEPDRGDVLLDGRSVLGESPDRLRQRVGMVFQQFNLFPHMSVLHNITLALRRLKKLSEDEAVAIARAQLELVGLAAKADARPAHLSGGQQQRVAIARALALQPQVMLFDEATSALDPELVKGVLGLMADLAAEGMTMVVVTHEMGFAREVADTVAFMDRGVVLEAGAPAEIFERATHPRLRRFLSQVL from the coding sequence ATGACGGCCGCCACCACCACCTCGGTCAGCCTGAGCCTCCGCGACATCCACCTGGCGTTCGGGCCGAACCGGGTGCTGCGCGGCGTGGACCTCGACGTGGCCCGCGGGGAGACCGCGTGTGTCATCGGCCCGTCCGGCTCCGGCAAGTCGACGCTGTTGCGCACCATCAACCGCCTGATCGAGCCGGATCGCGGTGACGTGCTGCTGGACGGCCGCAGCGTACTGGGGGAAAGCCCGGACCGGCTGCGGCAGCGGGTCGGGATGGTGTTCCAGCAGTTCAATCTCTTTCCCCACATGAGCGTGCTGCACAACATCACTCTGGCGCTGCGCCGGCTCAAGAAGCTCTCCGAGGACGAGGCGGTGGCGATCGCCCGCGCCCAGTTGGAGCTCGTCGGGCTCGCCGCCAAGGCCGACGCCCGGCCGGCCCACCTGTCCGGCGGGCAGCAGCAGCGCGTCGCGATCGCCCGCGCCCTGGCGTTGCAGCCGCAGGTGATGCTCTTCGACGAGGCCACGTCCGCACTCGACCCGGAACTGGTCAAGGGCGTGCTGGGCCTGATGGCGGACCTGGCGGCCGAGGGTATGACCATGGTCGTGGTCACCCACGAGATGGGGTTCGCTCGGGAGGTCGCCGATACCGTGGCCTTCATGGACCGGGGTGTCGTGCTCGAGGCCGGCGCGCCGGCCGAGATCTTCGAGCGGGCCACCCACCCCCGGCTGCGCCGGTTCCTCTCCCAGGTCCTTTAA
- a CDS encoding aldo/keto reductase — protein sequence MELRRLGAAGPEISRLALGAMTFGQEADEHASHAILDAFVEAGGTLIDTADVYGDGRSEEIIGRWLKARPELRDRLVIATKARFPITGQPGAGLSREYLHRALEASLRRLGLDRIDVYQAHGPDPRVPLDEFAQFAEEAIGAGKITHSGLSNFTGWQIVLAHAGCVRRGVEAPISLQPQYSLLVREPEWELLPAVESLGMGAMVWGPLGAGWLTGKYRRGEGLPSDSRLGDDPDRGLEALSRRGTDRTWRIVETLLDVADQHGFTPAQTALAWVMDRPGVSAALVGARTAGQLRDCLAAADLHLDPAATQRLDAVSEPPTPDYPYAFIAEISETH from the coding sequence ATGGAACTTCGCAGGCTCGGCGCCGCAGGACCAGAAATTTCACGCCTTGCGCTGGGGGCGATGACGTTCGGGCAGGAGGCCGACGAACATGCCTCCCACGCGATCCTCGACGCCTTCGTCGAGGCGGGCGGCACCCTCATCGACACCGCGGACGTCTACGGCGACGGCCGCAGTGAAGAGATCATCGGACGATGGCTGAAGGCCCGTCCGGAGCTGCGCGACCGTCTCGTCATCGCCACCAAGGCGCGGTTCCCGATCACCGGCCAGCCGGGCGCGGGACTCAGCAGGGAATACCTGCATCGGGCCCTGGAGGCCAGTCTGCGCCGGCTGGGTCTCGATCGGATCGACGTGTACCAGGCGCATGGCCCCGATCCTCGCGTACCTCTGGATGAATTCGCGCAGTTCGCAGAAGAGGCGATCGGTGCCGGGAAGATCACTCACTCCGGGCTGAGCAACTTCACCGGATGGCAGATCGTCCTGGCCCATGCCGGCTGTGTCCGGCGCGGCGTCGAAGCGCCGATATCGCTGCAACCCCAGTACAGCTTGCTTGTGCGGGAGCCGGAGTGGGAGCTGCTGCCCGCTGTGGAGTCGCTCGGCATGGGTGCCATGGTGTGGGGTCCGCTCGGCGCGGGCTGGCTGACCGGCAAGTACCGGCGGGGAGAGGGGCTGCCGTCCGACAGCCGGCTCGGAGACGATCCGGATCGGGGCCTGGAGGCGCTCTCCCGGCGCGGGACCGACCGGACCTGGCGCATTGTCGAGACGCTGCTGGATGTCGCCGATCAGCACGGCTTCACCCCGGCTCAGACGGCACTGGCCTGGGTGATGGACCGGCCCGGCGTCAGCGCCGCGCTGGTCGGCGCGCGCACCGCCGGACAGTTGCGGGACTGCCTGGCGGCCGCGGACCTGCACCTGGACCCGGCCGCCACGCAGCGCCTGGACGCCGTCAGCGAGCCGCCGACGCCGGACTATCCCTACGCCTTCATCGCCGAGATATCCGAGACGCACTGA
- a CDS encoding ABC transporter permease has product MSLATAVAPIAPRAGRPRRLIEIDSRATYVSFGLAYLGGHGAAAVSQGDTPLLDLPGWLPTALLGIGLIVGITQATIASSRVQRAASEPDVLACKLLGAGWVIGFIALFFAITALTAHLGMPELQSILWPIGSGLVVGLLYLAEGAVRRNLMHYGLGAWLALISTTALFFGTPGLFWILAIAGGGAYAAAAVLEQRRLISLAEVSASRISRR; this is encoded by the coding sequence ATGTCCCTCGCCACCGCCGTTGCGCCGATCGCTCCCCGCGCCGGTCGTCCCCGCCGCCTGATCGAGATCGACAGCCGGGCGACGTACGTCAGCTTCGGGCTCGCCTATCTGGGCGGCCACGGTGCCGCCGCGGTCTCCCAGGGCGACACTCCTCTGCTCGACCTGCCCGGCTGGCTGCCGACGGCGCTGCTCGGCATCGGGCTGATAGTCGGCATCACCCAGGCCACCATCGCCTCGTCACGGGTCCAGCGCGCGGCCAGCGAGCCGGACGTCCTCGCCTGCAAGCTCCTCGGCGCCGGCTGGGTCATCGGCTTCATCGCCCTGTTCTTCGCCATCACCGCCCTGACGGCCCACCTCGGCATGCCGGAACTCCAGTCCATCCTGTGGCCGATCGGCTCCGGCCTCGTCGTCGGCCTGCTCTATCTCGCCGAGGGCGCCGTACGCCGCAATCTCATGCACTACGGCCTCGGCGCCTGGCTCGCCCTCATCTCGACCACGGCACTCTTCTTCGGCACTCCCGGCCTGTTCTGGATCCTCGCCATCGCCGGCGGCGGCGCCTACGCCGCCGCCGCGGTCCTCGAACAACGCCGCCTCATCTCACTCGCCGAGGTCAGTGCGTCTCGGATATCTCGGCGATGA
- a CDS encoding carotenoid oxygenase family protein has translation MTSKPYLTGHYTPVADEVTGLDLTVEGTLPPELTGRFIRNSHNPKPGVTPTHWFKGSGMVHGIRLREGRAEWYRNRWVHTPALDGAPYMTERGPDLAASTAGTHVIEHAGRLLALCEANLPFELTADLETVGAFDFDGKLRTAMTAHPKEDPVTGELHFFGSSPFPPYLMYYVSDAKGEIVHSAEIPGATASLKHDFAITRRHVVFVEGNVTFDPTEHSGIPYAWSDQQPARIGVMPHGSDGTRHIRWFSIEPGNMLHVSNAYEDSQGRIVLEGPTVDREGFQLSWNWWVGAPGRGSEPNARSYIRRWMIDLAAGTVDEQIIDDLAVEFPTLNEDYLGAENRYGYAVSFPDQEGFGGYGVVKYDRTTGARRIHQVGDARMPSEAVFVPAAGATNEDDGYLLTVISDLKQDSSQLLVLDAVGLNRVATVHLPRRVTAGIHGSWIPDSELDNNEN, from the coding sequence ATGACCAGCAAGCCGTACCTGACCGGCCACTACACCCCCGTCGCCGACGAGGTCACCGGCCTCGACCTCACCGTCGAGGGCACGCTGCCCCCCGAGCTGACCGGCCGCTTCATCCGCAACAGCCACAACCCCAAGCCCGGCGTCACCCCCACCCACTGGTTCAAGGGCAGCGGCATGGTTCACGGGATCCGCCTGCGGGAGGGCCGCGCCGAGTGGTACCGCAACCGCTGGGTGCACACTCCCGCCCTGGACGGCGCCCCGTACATGACCGAGCGCGGCCCGGACCTGGCCGCCAGCACCGCCGGCACCCACGTCATCGAGCACGCGGGACGGCTGCTCGCGCTCTGCGAGGCGAACCTGCCGTTCGAGCTCACCGCGGACCTGGAGACGGTCGGCGCCTTCGACTTCGACGGCAAGCTGCGCACCGCCATGACCGCGCACCCCAAGGAAGACCCGGTGACCGGCGAGCTGCACTTCTTCGGCTCGTCGCCGTTTCCGCCGTACCTGATGTACTACGTCTCCGACGCCAAGGGCGAGATCGTCCACAGCGCCGAGATCCCGGGAGCGACCGCCTCCCTCAAGCACGACTTCGCCATCACCCGCCGGCACGTGGTCTTCGTCGAAGGCAACGTCACCTTCGATCCCACCGAGCACTCCGGCATTCCGTACGCCTGGAGCGACCAGCAGCCGGCGCGCATCGGCGTCATGCCCCACGGCAGTGACGGCACCCGGCACATCCGCTGGTTCTCGATCGAGCCCGGCAACATGCTGCACGTCTCCAACGCGTACGAGGACAGCCAGGGCCGCATCGTCCTGGAAGGTCCCACCGTGGACCGCGAGGGTTTCCAGCTCTCCTGGAACTGGTGGGTCGGCGCGCCCGGGCGTGGCAGCGAGCCCAACGCCCGCTCGTACATCCGCCGCTGGATGATCGACCTGGCGGCCGGCACCGTCGACGAGCAGATCATCGACGACCTCGCGGTGGAGTTCCCGACCCTCAACGAGGACTACCTGGGCGCCGAGAACCGCTACGGATATGCGGTGTCCTTCCCGGACCAGGAGGGCTTCGGCGGCTACGGCGTCGTCAAGTACGACCGCACCACCGGCGCCCGCCGGATCCACCAGGTGGGCGACGCCCGGATGCCCAGCGAGGCGGTGTTCGTCCCCGCGGCCGGCGCCACCAACGAGGACGACGGTTACCTGCTCACCGTGATCTCCGACCTCAAGCAGGACTCCTCGCAGTTGCTGGTCCTGGACGCCGTCGGCCTCAACCGGGTCGCTACCGTCCACCTGCCGCGCCGGGTGACCGCCGGCATCCACGGCTCCTGGATCCCCGACAGCGAGCTGGACAACAACGAGAACTGA